From a region of the bacterium genome:
- a CDS encoding single-stranded DNA-binding protein, protein MSGTVNRVILVGRLGKDPEIKYTPSGMAMATFSLATDENRKDNEGKWQSQTEWHNIILWGKEAERAGEFLKKGRLIYVEGRLQTRSWDDPQGGGQRYRTEIIGNRFVMLGARQEGAESSGTTTTSAPMPTPADSTERSAEDEDLPF, encoded by the coding sequence TTGTCAGGCACCGTCAACCGCGTTATATTAGTGGGGAGACTCGGGAAAGACCCGGAGATCAAGTACACGCCTTCGGGAATGGCTATGGCCACGTTCTCACTGGCCACCGATGAGAACCGCAAAGACAACGAAGGCAAGTGGCAGTCCCAGACGGAATGGCACAATATCATTCTCTGGGGCAAGGAGGCCGAGCGGGCCGGAGAGTTCCTCAAGAAGGGTCGCCTCATCTACGTCGAGGGTCGCCTCCAGACCCGAAGCTGGGATGATCCACAAGGAGGGGGCCAGAGATACCGCACCGAGATCATCGGCAACCGCTTTGTGATGTTAGGTGCGCGTCAGGAAGGTGCAGAAAGTTCGGGGACTACTACTACTTCCGCACCGATGCCGACCCCTGCTGACAGTACAGAACGATCTGCTGAGGATGAGGACTTGCCGTTTTAG
- a CDS encoding VanZ family protein, with product MTSPFSSRTGSSFRFFVQAFWLMAALAWTAVVLDLALGPPGKTGWITKLLGGDKVVHALAFTVGEIVWVKSIETLARLRHWAAVIVGTLIALAVGVAIELAQRYTPSRTSDIKDFFADVVGVLLALVVLSLWAIWHTSRRSTPLDSHGITK from the coding sequence ATGACGTCACCCTTTTCTTCGCGCACGGGATCTTCGTTTCGGTTTTTTGTACAGGCATTCTGGTTGATGGCGGCGCTGGCCTGGACCGCCGTGGTGCTGGATCTGGCGCTGGGGCCGCCGGGCAAGACGGGCTGGATTACGAAACTGCTGGGGGGTGACAAGGTGGTGCATGCCCTTGCCTTTACGGTCGGAGAGATCGTGTGGGTGAAGAGCATCGAGACGCTGGCGCGGCTGCGGCACTGGGCAGCGGTCATTGTCGGGACGCTGATTGCCTTAGCCGTTGGTGTAGCCATAGAGCTTGCGCAGCGCTACACTCCGTCGCGGACCTCCGACATCAAGGATTTTTTTGCCGACGTCGTGGGAGTCCTCCTTGCGCTGGTGGTTTTGAGCCTATGGGCAATCTGGCACACGTCGCGCAGGTCCACACCCCTTGATTCGCATGGAATTACGAAGTAG